The sequence below is a genomic window from Ipomoea triloba cultivar NCNSP0323 chromosome 2, ASM357664v1.
GCAGCCCAAGTTCAGTAGCCCTCTTTCATTGGGATCATGATTGTTTAACCTTCGCGTTAATTCCTTTCCTAATGCAGCCAGAGAGTCCATTTGTCTCAGTTTTCTCCTCAACGAAGGAGCTTCTACGCTACAGCATTGGGTCTGTTGCTCTTGGTTCTTTGATAGTATCCTTAGTTGAGTCTATCCGGTTCATACTTGAAGCACTTCGTCGCAAACTTAAAGCGTCTAGTTCTACATCAGAAAACTGGGCGGGGAGGATGGTGTTTTATACCTCTCAGGGTTGCTTAAAGTGCATTAGCTGGATCGTCAAATCTGTGAACCGTAATGCTTATGTAATGGTAAGTAGGAATTATTGCATTTACTCATAATTCACTTTGTGTTTACATATTAGCCAACGATATTTACCTTAGGTACCACATCTCTATGCTTGAGCAAGAGCATTAGATTTTTCTTTGCCTAATATAATCCGAATCTTCTGCCATCATTATACATATTAGAACTCATGCTTCAAGTGGAAAAGTAAAATTATTAGCATACGTGCATGAGAGTTGCAATTTTACCTGATTCTTACAGATAGCTATTACGGGAAAGAGCTTCTTTAAAGCTTCTGAGACAGCCACAGAACTCATTATAGGTAACATCCTTCAGATAGGAAAGGTGAATGTTATTGGTGATGTTGTCCTCTTTCTCGGGAAACTATGCGTGAGTCTTGCAAGTGCACTTTTCGGCTTTCTCATGCTGGATGCTCACAAGTACAAGTCCACACATCACAAGATCTCCTCCCCGCTATTTCCTGTGCTGGTACATCTATGCTTCTCCCTTGCAAGAATCGCATTCCAAAGATAACTAACGCTGATTTAAGAGGTATAGATGTTGTGAGTGTGTTTTGATGGTCTTTCGTGATCTGAACAGGTATGCTGGAGCCTCGGGTATGTTGTGGCTTCCCTTTTCTTTGCAGTGGTGGAGATGTCAATCGATACCATCATCCTTTCGTTTTGCCAAGACTCTGAATTGCACCATGGAACTGCCCAATACGCCCATCCTTTGCTAATTCAGACTTTAAATGACCAAAATGAGATGCAAGGACTTGCAGAATGATCATTTTGATGCAAAACCGCATCATGTCAGGTAAAATATGGAGTGATGGAATGGAATGGTTATAACCATGTTGTGCTCAAATGTATGCATTTTAGAGGTAAACTGCTTCTAATAAATGCTATATTCCTTGAACAAAAATATTAGAAGTATATGTATGAGTAGGAGGCAGAAATGTTGTACCTATGAGCTACTCTTGTACATTAGTAGGTTTCTCTTTTCAACACCATACATACAATCTATCAAAGTATTAGTGGGAATCATTCCAGTTTCCATCTCTTTCTCGTCGCATTCAATCTTTTTCCAGATCTCTTCTTATAGGCATTGAAGAGGATCTCGAAATTACTTCTGTAAGGAACCTCGGTGGATCAGTGAAAGAGATAGAAGCACACGGTCGAATGAGAGGTGTAACAGCACGACTTGAGGCCTCGTTAACGTTCATGCAAGCACCTTCTGTGACAATACTGGGAGGCTGCAACTCAATCCCTGCATTCGGGCCATAGCTCTTTCGAGGGCTATCAAGCGACCCGTGATCATCGTCTTCCTCAACAGACAACACCGTGCTTGCATCAGTGTGCACAGTTGTCGAATCATCATACATGCTGCGATGATGATGCCTTCTCTTCCTCCTCGCTGCCTTCCCCCAACCGTGCATAGTTTCTCTTATTCTCTGTGGGATAAGGGCCGCCTTATAGTTCGTTCCCATCTGGTGAGTAGAGCAATACACCTCGCGATTAGTTCGTtcttgttgagcataaatataatataaacataaatgtgcagtccaactatcagcttaggcttttagttaaGATGGAGCACATACTTCAATTGCTCTTACACATTTTCTCGCAAtctcaaattattttcaaagtaatttcaatttttaaccaTAATTTTCATGTCTTTACCTGAGTAACCAGTGCATAGAGTGGTAAGGTGCTATAGCTGCATAGAAACTGCCCCGCAAACCTGAGTGGTGAACGATAGAATTAGGCTCAGACTACCATGAAGAAAGTCGTGTCACGAGGAAAAAGATTGAAAATGTTGCATACCCTAATATTAGCCGTAGATACACTAGTGTGTGGTTGAATATAAAGCAAGAATTGTAGCCAAACTGCCACTGCAATAAGAAATAGCTTCATTAAGAATTATAGCCAAaaactacaaatatatatactaagtaGATTGATAACTCTGCAAAATAAGATCAGTCAAATGCTAACTCATCTTGATCtcagaactaaaagaaataggAGTAAGGGATTTACCCAGAACCAGAAGAACGAAGCTAGCTCAAACGCATTCTGCAAAGAAAGACACAATACATTTCAGCACAAAAAACTCACGGtcgaaaagaaaaaatgaggaATAAATTAGTATCAACCTGGAAGAGGACAAAGTGAATCAGGGATAGCAGTAGTTCTGGCTTCTTAAACCAAAAAAGTTCATCCCTCGGTTTTAGCTTTGCTCCCTGGAAATAGCCAGTTATTCCAGCACTCTCCAATGCCAATGTTGCTATCACGTGTTGCAGTTTTGTGCCTACCAGTAGAACAAGCTGCCAAGAAATGGCGAAATCAggagaatattgaatgaaattgGCACGATGTATGGCGCAAGTGCTGCATTTTCACTTCAAGCAAAAAGACAAAGGTAATAGACGGTCCATTTGGATCTGAACTCACAGTGATAGGAAATAGTGCAATCCAGAAATAAAGATTCGACCCTGCGAATTAAATAAAACGAGGATGAGCATATCAACAAGGTCTAATTTCTACAGCAATGGATCGGGGAGCTTTCCTTATTAATTTAAAACAGCATGAATTAACAGTTCTTCCAACTTGAATATTCATGATAAATGATATGGAGTAATGTTCTATACCTTTGACATTAAACATCATAAAAGCAACCACGAATCCCCAGAGTGGTGCACTACAAAAATACAAGATAGAGTATCAAAAACAATTCTATGCAAAATCTCCA
It includes:
- the LOC116010261 gene encoding MLO-like protein 14 isoform X2: MVCCYCINCICRSFTARGAIHTPIVQSVEKMKEELMLLGFISLLLTATSSIISNICIPSKFYDGVFAPCKKSEIEEENENEDFKERKLLMDLVFDHPLRRMLNSLNKNTCPESHEPFVSYEGLEQLHRFIFVMAITHISYSCLTMLLAIVKIHTWRVWEDEAHMDRHGALTDRTRAMTMRRQSTFVRVHTSNPMSRNSVLIWVTCFFRQFGRSVVRADYLSLRKGFIMNHNLTSKYDFHSYMIRSMEEEFQRIVGVSAPLWGFVVAFMMFNVKGSNLYFWIALFPITLVLLVGTKLQHVIATLALESAGITGYFQGAKLKPRDELFWFKKPELLLSLIHFVLFQNAFELASFFWFWWQFGYNSCFIFNHTLVYLRLILGFAGQFLCSYSTLPLYALVTQMGTNYKAALIPQRIRETMHGWGKAARRKRRHHHRSMYDDSTTVHTDASTVLSVEEDDDHGSLDSPRKSYGPNAGIELQPPSIVTEGACMNVNEASSRAVTPLIRPCASISFTDPPRFLTEVISRSSSMPIRRDLEKD